One Oryza brachyantha chromosome 3, ObraRS2, whole genome shotgun sequence DNA segment encodes these proteins:
- the LOC102717507 gene encoding serine/threonine-protein kinase ATG1a gives MAAAAERKEKRTVDPPRVVGEYKLLEELGVGSFAKVYLATHIRTGDVVAVKEIDPRRIDERVRGGILQEKAILSTLSHPNILRLIDTIQEENLYLILEYCNGGDLEGYRTKGGEDARLPEATARDFMRQLAEGLKILRGRSIVHRDLKPQNLLLSTNGDLITLKIGDFGFARSLVQENLAATMCGSPSYMAPEIMRCEDYDAKADLWSIGVILFQLVTGKLPFHGTNIFKLRQNIHESNGVKFPPEIKDGLHPDFIDLCSGLLRLDPKKRISFEEFFNHKFLSTAGSSLDSGGSVQRKRETSSEPHHPADVLKDTSQIISSDVVKVKSERVDSRILKAFDSWEWIEREYVLVHANSTSTEMLSSLEKSMKDGTGTKPASYDRSTVKRSWNQNRDSVSRMVAIKSNGCTPLSTSCESTTAENLLSPPYCYTRLQVLNQYIVVLTELAEEKLYKGLDLEALSVELIILAIWNEALNACSLSMDAAHDGKILTQGYVNLPPKNDNRPSRNVVQGLDFTRLVSVCSWAESGFIKACDRAEKISHKLRDNNDNTEMPDAVEIIFQTALIYGTAGAAKELLGYQNRSAALYSKAIILLTFVMQEATNLPLNPPFSLSASNQQRIHGYIANLRSHLCSAQLTGQQEKSIHN, from the exons atggctgcggcggcggagaggaaggagaagaggaCGGTGGATCCGCCGCGGGTAGTCGGGGAGTACAAGCTGCTGGAGGAGCTCGGGGTGGGCTCGTTCGCGAAGGTGTACCTCGCGACGCACATCCGCACCGGCGATGTCGTGGCGGTGAAGGAGATCGACCCCAGAAGGATCGACGAGCGGGTCCGCGGCGGAATCCTCCAGGAGAAGGCCATCCTCTCCACCCTCTCCCACCCCAACATCCTTCGCCTCATCGACACCATCCAG GAGGAGAATCTGTACCTGATACTGGAGTACTGCAATGGAGGCGACCTCGAGGGGTATAGGACGAAGGGCGGGGAGGACGCCCGGTTGCCGGAGGCCACCGCAAGGGACTTCATGCGGCAGCTCG CGGAAGGGCTGAAGATACTGAGGGGGAGATCAATAGTGCATCGTGACCTCAAGCCTCAG AACCTTCTGCTATCAACTAATGGTGATCTGATCACATTGAAAATTGGAGATTTTGGGTTTGCTAG GTCTCTGGTGCAAGAAAATTTAGCCGCTACAATGTGTGGATCTCCATCATATATGGCCCCAGAAATTATGCGATGTGAGGATTATGATGCAAAG GCAGACTTGTGGAGTATTGGTGTTATTCTTTTTCAGCTAGTCACAGGGAAATTGCCATTTCACGGGACTAATATATTCAAG ctGAGGCAAAATATCCATGAATCTAATGGCGTTAAGTTCCCTCCTGAAATCAAGGATGGTTTACATCCTGATTTCATTGACCTGTGCAGTGGACTCCTACGTCTTGATCCAA AGAAGAGAATATCTTTTGAGGAGTTCTTCAATCACAAGTTTCTGTCAACAGCTGGGTCGTCCCTTGACTCTGGTGGTTCTGTTCAAAG gaaaaGAGAGACTAGCAGTGAGCCCCATCATCCTGCAGATGTATTAAAGGATACAAGTCAGATCATTTCTTCTGATGTTGTGAAAGTAAAGTCCGAAAGAGTGGATTCAAGAATTTTGAAAG CATTTGATTCATGGGAGTGGATTGAACGAGAATATGTACTTGTTCATGCGAACTCTACTTCCACAGAAATGTTGTCTTCACTTGAAAAGTCAATGAAGGATGGTACAGGCACAAAACCTGCCAGCTATGATAGGTCCACTGTCAAAAGGTCTTGGAACCAAAACAGAGATTCTGTTAGTAGAATGGTTGCTATAAAAAGCAATGGATGCACTCCATTGTCCACTTCCTGTGAATCAACAACTGCAGAAAATCTGCTAAGTCCACCTTATTGTTACACAAGGCTTCAAGTCCTTAACCAGTATATTGTTGTTCTTACAGAACTCGCTGAGGAGAAG CTTTATAAAGGGCTGGACCTGGAGGCACTATCTGTTGAACTTATAATATTAGCTATCTGGAATGAGGCCCTTAATGCATGTAGTTTATCCATGGATGCTGCACATGATGGAAAAATTTTGACCCAAGGTTATGTCAATTTACCACCTAAGAATGACAATCGTCCATCTCGAAATGTAGTACAAGGATTGGATTTTACCAGGCTGGTTTCTGTCTGTTCCTGGGCTGAAAGTGGCTTTATCAAGGCATGTGACCGTGCAGAGAAGATATCACATAAGTTGCGGGACAACAATG ATAACACTGAGATGCCTGATGCAGTGGAGATCATATTCCAGACAGCTTTAATTTATGGGACAGCTGGTGCT gcAAAGGAACTTTTGGGGTACCAAAATAGATCAGCAGCGCTATACTCAAAAGCAATCATCTTGCTCACATTTGTAATGCAGGAAGCAACTAATTTGCCATTGAATCCACCGTTTTCCCTTTCAGCATCTAATCAGCAACGAATCCATGGGTACATAGCAAATTTGAGGAGCCATCTATGCAGTGCTCAGCTGACCGGACAACAGGAGAAATCTATCCACAACTAA
- the LOC121053916 gene encoding transcription factor bHLH70-like yields the protein MERMQLQGPIGSLWAEQPAGAAQMPFLALLQGAMEADGGGDGRKRHAAFASCPCPPVADIDLLESCVTQAAAPPVAAPATRAERRRKRPRPRPRAAPPPEKRKKPEEAESQRMTHIAVERNRRRLMNDHLASLRSLIPSSYIPRGDQATVVGGAIDYVKQLEQQLVALQAAVAEQRGVGMVATAATAASDGVFVSPQYTSYSEARGSSGMDVEATAAVGGHVRVRVAGRRCTGRLVRAVAAMEDLRLTVLHLAVTSVGHDAVVYCFNLKMEEGCEVATADEVAAVVHQIFAYAGACC from the exons ATGGAGAGGATGCAGCTGCAAGGGCCCATCGGCTCGCTG TGGGCGGAgcagccggccggcgccgcgcagATGCCGTTCCTCGCGCTGCTCCAGGGCGCCATGGAggccgatggcggcggcgacgggaggaaGAGGCACGCCGCCTTCGCGTCGTGCCCCTGCCCCCCGGTCGCCGACATCGATCTGCTCGAGAGCTGCGTcacgcaggcggcggcgccccccgtcgcggcgccggcgactagggcggagcggaggaggaagaggccgaggccgcgcccccgcgccgcgccgccgccggagaagcGCAAGAAGCCGGAGGAGGCCGAGAGCCAGCGGATGACGCACATCGCCGTGGagcgcaaccgccgccgcctcatgAACGACCACCTCGCTTCCCTCCGATCGCTCATTCCGTCCAGCTACATCCCTCGA GGTGACCAGGCGACGGTGGTGGGTGGGGCGATCGACTACGTGAAGCAGCTGGAGCAGCAGCTGGTGGCGCtgcaggcggcggtggcggagcagCGTGGCGTCGGgatggtggcgacggcggccacggcAGCGTCGGACGGCGTGTTCGTGTCCCCGCAGTACACGAGCTACTCGGAGGcgcgcggcagcagcggcatggacgtggaggcgacggccgcGGTGGGGGGCCACGTGCGCGTGCGCGTCGCCGGGAGGCGGTGCACCGGGCGGCTCgtgcgcgccgtcgccgccatggagGACCTCCGCCTCACCGTGTTGCACCTGGCCGTCACCTCCGTTGGACATGACGCCGTCGTCTATTGCTTCAATCTCAAG ATGGAGGAAGGGTgcgaggtggcgacggcggacgaggtggcggcggtggtgcacCAGATCTTCGCGTACGCCGGAGCATGCTGCtga